Below is a genomic region from Deltaproteobacteria bacterium.
CCTCGCCGAGGGCCGAAGGTCAAGGGGGGAAGGTACCGTCAAGTGTCTTATGCCATAATTGAAAGGGGGCAGCGGTTCGTAGAGATCGTCCATTTGACGGCGGGCCGCTTTCCGGTTAAAATCCACGGTAGAAAACAAGGGGGTGCAAGCGATGTCGAAAAGGGTGGCGAAGATTCTCGTCGGCGGCCGCTGGGTGGAAGGGCCGCACCGCCTGGAGGTGCGAAACCCCTACGACGGCGGTCTCGTGGCCGAGACCTTCAGGGCCGGGCCGGAGCTTCTGGGCGAGGCCGTGGACCATGCGGACGGGGCGGTGGCCGTGCTGCGGGAGCTGCCTTCGTACAGGAGGGCCGAGGTCATCTCGAAGGTGGCGGCCGCGCTTAAGGAGAGGGGCGAAGAGGTGGCCCGAACCATAGCCGCTGAGGCGGGAAAGCCCATACGGGATGCGCGCACCGAGACGGCCCGCGCCGTGTGCACCTTCGAGATAGCCGCGGCCGAGGCGCGGCGCATGGGCGGCGAGGTGCTGGCCCTCGACGTCATAGCCGGGGCCGAGAAGAGGATGGGCATGGTCCGCCGCTTCCCCGTGGGAGCGGTGCTCGGCATAAGCCCCTTCAACTTTCCGCTCAACCTCGTGGCCCACAAGGTGGCCCCGGCCATGGCCTGCGGCGCGCCCATCATAATAAAGCCGGCGTCGGCCACTCCGCTCACGGCGCTTCTTCTCGGCGAGATCGTGACGGAGGCGGGATGGCCCGCGGGAGGCCTCCAGGTAACGCCATGCAGCGGCGCGGACGCCGAAAGCCACCTCTTCGGCGACGAGCGGATAAAGAAACTCACCTTCACGGGCAGCGCCGCCGTGGGATGGAGGCTCAAGGCCGCTTCGGGCACGAAGAAGGTGACGCTCGAGCTCGGCGGCAACGCTGCCGTCATAGTCCACGGCGACGCCGACCTCGACTACGCCGCCATGCGCTGCTCGACGGGCGCATTCTCCTACGCCGGCCAGATATGTATCTCCGTGCAGAGGATCTACGTCCAGCGGCGGGTCTTCGACGACTTCAGCCGCCGCTTCGTCGGGAGGGTCCGCGCTCTCCGCCTCGGCGACCCGCTCGACGAGTCCACCGACGTGGGACCCATGATAGAGGCCGGCGCCGCCGAGAAGACGGAAGCCTGGGTCGCCGAGGCCGTCGAGGGCGGCGCAAGGCTCCTTGCCGGCGGAAAGCGCCGCGGCGCCCTCTTCGAGCCCACGATCCTCACGGGCACGACGCCGGAGATGAAGGTCTGCGGCGAGGAGGCCTTCGCCCCGGTGGTCGTGCTCGAGCCCTACGACGACTTCGACGAGGCCCTGGCCGCGTCGAACGCCTCGAAGTACGGCCTTCAGGCGGGCGTTTTCACCCGCGACCTCGTGCTCGCCCACCGCGCCTACGAGACCCTCGAGGTGGGCGGCGTGATCATAAACGACGTGCCCACCTTCAGGGTGGACAACATGCCCTACGGCGGCGTGAAGATGAGCGGCATGGGCCGCGAGGGCGTGCGCTACGCCATCGAGGAGATGACCGAGCCGCGGCTCATGGTCCTCAACCTCTCGTAGCCCGGCGGAAGGGCCTTC
It encodes:
- a CDS encoding aldehyde dehydrogenase family protein, whose protein sequence is MSKRVAKILVGGRWVEGPHRLEVRNPYDGGLVAETFRAGPELLGEAVDHADGAVAVLRELPSYRRAEVISKVAAALKERGEEVARTIAAEAGKPIRDARTETARAVCTFEIAAAEARRMGGEVLALDVIAGAEKRMGMVRRFPVGAVLGISPFNFPLNLVAHKVAPAMACGAPIIIKPASATPLTALLLGEIVTEAGWPAGGLQVTPCSGADAESHLFGDERIKKLTFTGSAAVGWRLKAASGTKKVTLELGGNAAVIVHGDADLDYAAMRCSTGAFSYAGQICISVQRIYVQRRVFDDFSRRFVGRVRALRLGDPLDESTDVGPMIEAGAAEKTEAWVAEAVEGGARLLAGGKRRGALFEPTILTGTTPEMKVCGEEAFAPVVVLEPYDDFDEALAASNASKYGLQAGVFTRDLVLAHRAYETLEVGGVIINDVPTFRVDNMPYGGVKMSGMGREGVRYAIEEMTEPRLMVLNLS